A genomic segment from Glycine soja cultivar W05 chromosome 18, ASM419377v2, whole genome shotgun sequence encodes:
- the LOC114395755 gene encoding heme-binding protein 2-like, protein METTLVRFLYYLSTAILFWCCANIVHAIELPNYTVILPEESDFQLRLYNESSWISARVSGTSFEQSYKLGFSRLYQYIHGANSNSSKIAFTAPVLTSVPSSPPGDGYIVRMFVSTHFQGKPPQPNPELKLRIEKWKTQCIAVRKFTGYAKDDNINKEIEALVTTLNKNSATIQDTSFYTIAKYNASSHNTADRLNEVWIKVSGVRTEYC, encoded by the exons ATGGAAACAACACTCGTGCGCTTTCTTTACTATTTGTCCACGGCAATATTGTTTTGGTGCTGTGCCAACATTGTGCACGCTATTGAATTACCAAACTACACAGTGATACTGCCTGAAGAATCAGATTTTCAGCTCAGACTCTACAATGAATCATCATGGATCTCAGCCCGAGTTTCAGGAACTTCCTTCGAGCAGTCCTACAAGCTTGGATTTTCCag GTTGTATCAATATATTCACGGTGCCAATTCTAACTCTTCAAAAATCGCATTCACTGCTCCAGTCCTAACGAGTGTCCCCTCGTCACCCCCCGGGGATGGCTACATCGTAAGAATGTTCGTATCGACTCACTTTCAAGGGAAGCCCCCGCAACCCAATCCTGAACTGAAGTTGCGCATAGAGAAGTGGAAAACTCAGTGCATTGCAGTTAGAAAGTTCACTGGGTATGCCAAGGATGACAACATCAACAAAGAAATTGAAGCTCTTGTAACAACCCTAAACAAGAACTCGGCAACAATACAAGACACGAGCTTCTATACCATTGCTAAGTACAATGCTTCTTCTCATAATACCGCTGATCGCTTAAATGAAGTGTGGATTAAAGTGTCAGGAGTCAGGACTGAATATTGCTAA
- the LOC114396657 gene encoding uncharacterized protein LOC114396657 yields LQSERAQTYHLTLIARSLQSKFDRCFTRPSTFLIQTYIFVVISFSAFPNSSQKFVKPFQTLCFSMATSPKETSAPGSPSVPSSPSSTKAPANQERPEFNIQPIQMIPGSAPVPEKLVPKRQQGVKISENPSLATSPREVDTEMDKKIRSIVSNILENASVPDADEDVPTSSIPDVAVPDAEKDVPTSSTPNTEAVSSPSEEESTEEDDQATEETPAPKAPEPAPGDLIDLEDVESDEEPIANKLAPGIAERLQSRKGKTPIKRSGRIKTMAQKKSTPITPTKSRRSKVAIPSKKRKEISSSDSDDDVELDVSTSKRVKKSGRKVPGNVPDAPLDNISFHSIGNVEKWKYVYQRRLAVERELGRDALACKEIMDLIKTAGLLKTVTKLGDCYESLVREFIVNIPSDITNRKSDEYQKVFVRGKCVRFSPAVINKYLGRPTDGVVDITVSEHQIAKEITAKQVQHWPKKGKLSAGKLSVKYAILHRIGAANWVPTNHTSTVATGLGKFLYAVGTKSKFNFGNYIFDQTVKHSESFAVKLPIAFPTVLCGIMLSQHPNILNYTDSVMKRESPLSLHYKLFEGTHVPDIVSTSGKAAASGAVSKDTLIAELKDTCKVLEATIKANTEKKMELERMIRRLSESGIDDGEAAEEEEEAAEAEEDAAEDTDSDDDDDSEATP; encoded by the coding sequence ctgcaatctgaacgtgctcaaacgtatcacttaacattaatagcacgttcactacaaagcaaattcgaccgttgcttcacacgtccctctacattcctcattcaaacttatattttcgtggtaatctcgttttcagcattccccaacagctctcagaaatttgtgaaaccattccaaacgctctgcttttccatggctacctcaccaaaagaaacttcagctcctggttcaccctctgtaccatcatctccatcatccaccaaagcaccagcaaaccaggaacgacctgaattcaatatccagcccatacaaatgattcctggttcagcccctgttcctgaaaaactggttcccaaacgacaacagggtgtgaagatttctgaaaaccctagccttgcaacgagtcctagggaagtagacacggagatggacaagaagatccgcagtattgtgagtaacattctggaaaatgcttctgtccctgatgctgatgaagatgttccaacatcttccatcCCAGATGTtgctgttcctgatgctgagaaagatgttccaacatcttccacacCAAATACTGAAGCCGTctcttcacccagtgaagaggaatcaacagaagaagatgatcaagccacagaagagacccctgcaccaaaggcaccagaacctgctccaggtgacctcattgacctcgaagatgtagaatctgatgaggaacccattgccaacaagttggcacctggcattgcggaaagactacaaagcagaaaagggaaaacccccattaagaggtctggacgaatcaagactatggcccagaagaaaagcactccaatcactcctaccaaatccagaaggagcaaagttgcaatcccctccaagaagaggaaagaaatttcctcatctgattctgatgatgatgtcgaactggatgtctcgacatcaaagagggtcaagaaatctgggagaaaggtgcctggaaatgttcctgatgcaccattggacaacatctctttccactccattggcaatgttgaaaagtggaaatatgtgtatcaacgcagacttgctgtagaaagagaactgggaagagatgccttggcttgcaaggagatcatggacctcatcaagactgctggactactgaagacagtcaccaagttgggagattgctatgaaagtctagtaagggaattcattgtcaacattccctctgacataacaaacagaaagagtgatgagtatcaaaaggtatttgtcagaggaaagtgtgttagattctcccctgctgtaatcaacaaatacctgggcagaccaacagatggagtggtggatattactgtctctgagcatcaaattgccaaggaaatcactgccaaacaagtccagcattggccaaagaaagggaagctgtctgcagggaagctaagtgtgaaatatgcaatcctgcacaggattggagctgcaaactgggtacccaccaatcatacttccactgttgccacaggtttgggtaaatttctgtatgctgttggaaccaagtccaaatttaattttggaaactatatttttgatcaaactgttaagcattcagaatcatttgctgtcaaattacccattgccttcccaactgtattatgtggcattatgttgagtcaacatcccaatattttaaactacactgactctgtgatgaagagagaatctcctctatccctgcattacaaactgtttgaggggacacatgtcccagacattgtctcgacatcagggaaagctgctgcttcaggtgctgtgtccaaagataccttgattgctgaactcaaggacacatgcaaggtgctggaagcaaccatcaaagccaacacagagaagaaaatggagctggaacggatGATCAGAagactctcagaaagtggcattgatgatggtgaagcagctgaggaagaagaagaagcagctgaggcagaggaagatgcagcagaggatacagattcagatgatgatgatgattctgaagccaccccatga